A single genomic interval of Eurosta solidaginis isolate ZX-2024a chromosome 3, ASM4086904v1, whole genome shotgun sequence harbors:
- the Atf6 gene encoding cyclic AMP-dependent transcription factor ATF-6 alpha, with protein MDLESVDGESFYGNLDSFMTPQDNYALDDIEEILRSTDSHLDSSIDLNTFTPHNVGDFDIPLGVGIPGPSREDILTSDEFDMSSGSNKVTTFESHESKRTSSISSMDEDSFNPDDFLNFLPKDAIQMDCNIENELRERNTPSPTESCSSSGGSSTSGVQSDISSVASRSQTHVEVSSYTDPENSSSDISPFGKIVAPLPHIQAEQFFKTSSALAPPSEQQTFILPAADTNNVGVSLPALKGTLHSLCPPQQVQTISVLPTAFIPVKSFMSLQAITQATGSIKSTAHFKVEPKLAPKTSFTKPTNVTKSVGSPTTNVTKIIPPSNTKPKTVFLTMNDYKALTQMNNKNGKCGNSTAPKIILKTASGKLITANKVASSGNNALSIHQNFVPKILKTNNGTVVIKQQVSKSAQSGNNIAVSSKSGLGAGPTSLSVYKGLIDEKMWKKQQRMIKNRESASLSRKKKKDYVVSLESRISDLEKENCTLKGENSSLRSQLVAFAQSCQCQNGNISEFVLNALDINTKISGRDQHGRCDSKSSSKSLKQRISAANVKKNIAILFAIAFMVSMNVGNFQNYMNKNTIENSIESANSADEPVGSGRRLLWAENEFKKKLSNSKREGEIDVPPLHFLHPINRSRTTLTNEHSPNITVNDQLTSTASKCGSGSNYTENYRLHSNLQKWIDVNDYLNLSLYKKHGNALDNSLRFGKFASDYYDRKPLQLPIQDAVPSIKMKRKMFITPTIVQKKQPKTDTAHENGIDKNYESGKGNNYLDIYKPKISDEYLRLFKGIKRQDDTFYVLSFNIEHILLPASAYNKSARPKMSLMLPAGDPSVNGDITLMQIDCEVVNTTELELKSFMIPEKLRPHKFGNTTPSPNDMVNNETLVHEEQRKAKGSMPEMPKQKSPPKTYYMMGPRSAAEAAAMKKKPIIVPLEGNEFIEHLTANIGKNSTITSNAYNTQ; from the exons ATGGATTTGGAGTCGGTCGATGGGGAAAGTTTCTACG GAAACTTGGACAGTTTTATGACACCACAGGACAATTATGCATTGGACGATATAGAAGAAATTCTTCGATCTACTGATTCTCATCTTGATTCGTCTATTGATCTTAACACCTTTACGCCACATAACGTGGGAGATTTTGATATACCACTTGGAGTCGGCATTCCTGGTCCATCTAGAGAGGATATATTAACAAGCGATGAGTTTGATATGTCCTCGGGATCCAATAAGGTCACGACTTTTGAAAGTCATGAATCCAAGCGTACTTCCTCCATTTCATCCATGGACGAAGACAGTTTTAATCCGGAtgattttcttaactttttaccTAAAGATGCTATACAAATGGATTGTAACATTGAAAATGAACTAAGAGAACGTAATACCCCCTCACCAACTGAAAGTTGCAGTAGTTCTGGAGGCAGCTCTACAAGTGGTGTCCAAAGTGATATATCTTCAGTTGCATCGCGATCTCAAACCCATGTGGAAGTTAGTTCATATACGGACCCAGAGAACAGTAGCAGCGATATATCGCCTTTTGGAAAAATTGTGGCACCTTTACCACATATACAagcagaacaattttttaaaacttcatcTGCATTGGCCCCACCAAGTGAACAACAAACTTTTATTTTACCAGCTGCTGATACCAACAATGTTGGCGTTTCGTTACCCGCACTGAAAGGTACACTGCACTCATTGTGTCCACCACAACAAGTGCAAACAATTAGTGTATTACCAACTGCTTTTATTCCTGTAAAATCATTTATGTCATTGCAAGCAATAACTCAAGCAACCGGTAGCATTAAATCTACAGCACATTTTAAAGTTGAGCCTAAATTGGCACCGAAGACTTCATTTACCAAACCTACCAATGTCACAAAATCAGTAGGTTCACCCACAACGAATGTCACAAAAATAATTCCGCCTTCCAATACGAAACCTAAAACTGTGTTCCTCACAATGAACGATTATAAAGCTTTAACTCAAATGaataataaaaatggaaaatgtgGGAATTCAACGGCgccaaaaattattttgaaaacagcaaGTGGAAAACTAATTACTGCTAACAAGGTAGCATCTTCAGGAAACAATGCTTTGAGTATACATCAGAACTTCGTACCAAAAATATTAAAGACAAACAATGGTACGGTAGTTATCAAACAGCAAGTCTCAAAAAGTGCTCAAAGTGGCAATAATATAGCAGTATCGTCAAAATCGGGGCTCGGTGCTGGTCCTACTAGCCTTAGTGTGTACAAGGGTCTCATTGACGAAAAAATGTGGAAAAAACAGCAACGTATGATCAAAAATAGAGAATCCGCTTCGTTGTCGCGTAAAAAGAAGAAAGATTATGTAGTTTCATTGGAATCACGTATTAGCGATTTGGAAAAGGAAAATTGCACTTTGAAAGGG gaAAACTCATCGCTGCGCTCTCAACTGGTTGCATTCGCTCAATCTTGTCAGTGCCAAAATGGCAACATCAGCGAATTCGTTTTAAATGCATTAGATATAAACACTAAAATAAGTGGTAGAGATCAGCATGGAAGATGTGATTCTAAATCATCAAGCAAAAGCTTAAAGCAACGTATATCAGCAGCAAATGTCAAAAAGAATATTGCAATTCTATTTGCTATAGCTTTTATGGTATCTATGAATGTGggtaattttcaaaattatatgaataaaaATACTATTGAAAACTCCATTGAGTCTGCAAATTCTGCTGATGAGCCGGTTGGTTCGGGGCGAAGACTGCTTTGGGCCGAAAACGAATTTAAGAAGAAATTAAGTAACAGCAAACGTGAAGGTGAAATAGATGTACCTCCATTACATTTTTTACATCCAATCAATCGCTCTAGGACAACGTTGACAAATGAGCATAGCCCCAATATAACGGTCAACGATCAATTGACATCAACGGCGAGTAAATGTGGAAGCGGCTCTAATTACACCGAAAACTATCGCTTACATAGTAATTTACAAAAGTGGATtgatgttaatgattatttgaaCTTGAGCTTGTATAAGAAACATGGTAATGCTTTGGATAATTCTCTTCGATTTGGAAAATTCGCATCGGATTATTATGATAGAAAACCTTTACAATTGCCAATACAAGATGCTGTACCGTCAATAAAAATGAAACGGAAAATGTTTATAACACCAACAATCGTTCAGAAAAAGCAACCCAAAACGGATACGGCACACGAAAATGGAATCGATAAGAATTATGAATCTGGAAAAGGCAACAATTATTTGGACATTTACAAGCCTAAAATTAGTGATGAATATTTACGTTTGTTTAAGGGCATAAAAAGACAAGATGACACATTTTATGTGTTATCGTTCAACATAGAACACATATTGTTGCCAGCATCGGCGTATAATAAGAGTGCACGTCCGAAGATGTCGCTAATGCTGCCAGCTGGGGATCCATCGGTCAACGGAGATATAACCCTAATGCAAATTGATTGTGAAGTTGTAAACACTACAGAGTTGGAACTAAAATCATTTATGATACCCGAAAAACTTCGCCCACACAAATTTGGAAATACAACGCCTAGTCCTAATGATATGGTAAATAATGAAACTCTCGTGCATGAGGAACAACGCAAAGCGAAAGGATCAATGCCAGAAATGCCAAAACAAAAGTCACCACCAAAAACTTATTATATGATGGGGCCTAGATCTGCAGCTGAAGCGGCAGCTATGAAAAAGAAGCCAATTATTGTGCCTTTGGAAGGCAATGAATTCATCGAACATTTAACTGCGAACATCGGGAAAAATTCGACAATTACTTCAAATGCTTACAATACGCAATAA